One stretch of Daphnia pulicaria isolate SC F1-1A chromosome 8, SC_F0-13Bv2, whole genome shotgun sequence DNA includes these proteins:
- the LOC124312706 gene encoding Krueppel-like factor 3: MVYLGEGATVATSGVERFFTSSSKNCNSSSSSSSSSSTSSNGGCNTTGPPFRRPPTAVDPVIMHPTINYKEKQAECPPIQMEPVDLSVNSRGGGHLVLTTDTSSRRRSSRSPESRKRRSSPANGIIDLRVNKSAPEAVRVEMIPSIQCTLRTTSNALLTHHHRMKEEPIFNHGDTMFEDEDEDDEDGFLPGYDMTLSQRPLSSSSASPSHGTSTNNGLSPNRHSSPGDSPPPPPSSAASIGDFTDSLRRRKVHKCDFEGCEKVYTKSSHLKAHKRTHTGEKPYQCTWDGCTWKFARSDELTRHFRKHTGQKPFRCHLCQRSFSRSDHLSLHMKRH; this comes from the exons GGAGAAGGAGCGACGGTGGCGACCAGTGGAGTGGAGCGTTTCTTCACTTCCAGCAGCAAGAattgcaacagcagcagcagcagtagcagcagtagTAGCACCTCGAGCAACGGCGGTTGCAACACGACGGGACCGCCTTTCCGACGACCCCCGACTGCCGTCGACCCCGTCATCATGCACCCGACCATCAACTACAAAGAG AAACAAGCCGAGTGCCCGCCGATTCAAATGGAGCCCGTGGATTTGTCTGTCAATAGTCGAGGCGGAGGTCATCTGGTCCTGACAACGGACACGTCCAGCCGGCGACGGTCGTCCCGCTCCCCCGAATCCCGTAAACGGCGGTCGTCGCCGGCCAACGGCATCATCGACTTGCGGGTCAACAAATCAG CGCCTGAAGCCGTCCGAGTTGAGATGATACCCAGCATCCAGTGCACGTTACGGACGACTTCCAACGCGCTCCTGACGCATCACCACCGCATGAAAGAGGAGCCCATCTT TAACCATGGTGACACCATGTTCGAAGATgaagacgaagacgacgaagatGGATTCCTTCCCGGTTACGACAT gACTTTGAGTCAAAGGCCgttgtcctcctcctccgccagcCCCTCGCACGGAACGTCGACCAACAACGGACTGAGCCCCAACCGGCACTCGTCGCCGGGCGAttcgccaccgccgccgcccagCTCGGCCGCTTCCATCGGAGACTTCACCGACAGCCTGCGGAGGCGCAAAGTTCACAAGTGCGACTTTGAAGGCTGCGAGAAAGTCTACACCAAGAGTTCGCACCTTAAAGCTCACAAACGAACACACACAG GTGAAAAGCCGTATCAGTGCACGTGGGACGGTTGCACTTGGAAATTTGCACGGTCTGACGAGCTGACCCGCCACTTCCGGAAGCATACGGGACAAAAGCCGTTCCGTTGCCACCTGTGCCAGCGTTCGTTCTCACGATCCGACCATCTGTCACTGCACATGAAGCGACACTGA